Proteins encoded by one window of Vigna radiata var. radiata cultivar VC1973A chromosome 5, Vradiata_ver6, whole genome shotgun sequence:
- the LOC106760031 gene encoding topless-related protein 2, whose amino-acid sequence MKSLNQELMFLILQYLDEENFKDTVHKLEQESGLFFNVKYFEKKVLAGEWDDVEKYLFGFTKVDDNRYSIMTFFEIRKQKYLEALDRRDRVRAVEILVNDLKVFQSFNEYLFKEITNLLTLNNFRENAQLSKYGDTKSARNILVIELKRLIEANPIFQDKLTFPSIKTSRLRTLINQSVNWQHQLCKNPMPNPNIRTLFINHSCSPTNGSPSLGAHVGPFTPSQSASHVNTLVGWTLNEIQSTSSQIPVGVASSLSAPTHQASNALGMLDYLHNDQGQLMTQMRTTQRHVEEATYNATPQQTSSILDDLPKIVVCTLQQGSTITTMDFHPSLHSLLAVGCANGDISLWEAGHQQRILSNPFKIWNISICSVLFQIDAHVGGVNDLAFSNLNKQLCIITCGDDKLIKVWDLNGKRLFNFEGHQAPVYSICPHQKENIQFMFSTSIDGKIKAWLYDNIGSRLDYDAPGQWCTRMLYSTVENRLFSCGTSKDGDCFLVEWNEREGSPKRRYFGFGKKCNGIVQFDTTKGRYLAAGEDNQIKFWDMDNVNVLFSTDAEGGLPNLPRLRFNKEGNLLAVTTSDGGFKVLSNSEGIKYFRSHQTLKAPLGTKNGTDSIPRCIERKGSFDYASHKSKVWETAEIIDPIQCRTITLTDSADPTNKVVRLIYTNSGVSLIVLGSKGIQRLWKWSRNELNPNGKATASVVPQLWEPNNGIVMINDVPNSSEAIYPCMALSKNDSYVMSACGGKISLFNIMSFKVMTTFMPPPPIPTCLAFHPKDNNIVAIGMNDSTVHIYNVRVNEVKSKLKGHHHECITGLAFSARLNILVSSGADAQLSFWSIDSWHKKKSVSIQMPNGNTLVGDTQVQFNNDQVRLLVCHESQLAIYDAFRMELIQRWVAQEWLIGSLSCATYSCNSQLVYAAFLDGNIGIFEGNTLKVKCRMASSAYLHQPTIIRQNVYPIVVAAHPDEPNQFAIGLSDGSIKVIEPRDCDTKWGNY is encoded by the exons ATGAAATCTTTAAACCAAGAATTGATGTTTCTCATTCTTCAATATCTTGACGAGGAGAATTTTAAAGACACTGTGCACAA GTTAGAACAAGAATCAGGATTGTTCTtcaatgttaaatattttgaaaagaaagttttGGCTGGAGAATGGGACGATGTTGAGAAATACCTATTTGGATTTACAAAAGTTGATGACAATCGATACTCCATCATGACATTCTTCGAGATTAGGAAGCAAAAATATCTAGAAGCTCTAGATag ACGAGACAGAGTGAGAGCTGTTGAAATTCTAGTGAATGATTTGAAAGTTTTTCAATCATTCAATGAATATTTGTTCAAAGAGATCACCAATCTTCTAACCCTCAATAATTTTAG GGAAAATGCACAATTATCAAAGTATGGTGACACTAAATCAGCTCGAAATATATTGGTAATAGAGCTTAAAAGATTGATTGAAGCAAATCCTATCTTTCAAGATAAACTCACATTTCCTTCAATTAAAACATCTCGGTTAAGAACCTTGATTAATCAAAG TGTGAATTGGCAGCATCAGTTGTGCAAGAATCCAATGCCAAATCCAAACATTAGAACTTTATTCATTAACCATTCTTGTTCACCTACAAATGGATCTCCTTCACTTGGAGCACATGTTGGG CCATTTACACCATCCCAATCTGCATCTCATGTTAATACTTTAGTGGGATGGACATTGAATGAGATTCAGTCCACATCTTCCCAAATACCAGTAGGTGTTGCTTCCTCATTGTCTGCTCCCACACATCAAG CCTCCAATGCTCTTGGAATGTTGGATTATCTACACAATGATCAAGGACAACTAATGACACAAATGCGAACTACACAACGACATGTAGAAGAG GCTACTTACAATGCTACACCGCAGCAAACATCTTCCATTTTGGATGATCTTCCTAAAATTGTTGTTTGTACATTGCAACAAGGTTCAACAATTACAACAATGGATTTTCATCCTTCTCTTCATTCATTACTTGCTG TTGGTTGTGCAAATGGTGACATTTCACTTTGGGAAGCAGGGCATCAACAAAGAATTTTATCAAATCCTTTCAAAATATGGAATATTTCTATTTGCTCTGTCTTATTTCAG ATCGATGCTCACGTTGGTGGTGTTAATGACTTGGCTTTTTCTAATTTGAACAAGCAGTTATGTATTATAACTTGTGGAGATGACAAGTTAATAAAg GTATGGGATTTGAACGGAAAAAGGCTTTTCAACTTTGAAGGTCATCAAGCACCTGTTTATTCTATCTGTCCTcatcaaaaggaaaatattcAG ttTATGTTTTCAACTTCTATTGATGGGAAAATCAAGGCATGGTTATATGATAACATCGGCTCTCGATTGGACTACGATGCTCCTGGACAGTGGTGCACCAGAATGCTCTATAGTACTGTCGAAAATAG ACTGTTCTCTTGTGGGACAAGTAAAGATGGAGATTGTTTCCTAGTTGAGTGGAATGAAAGAGAAGGATCACCAAAGAGAAGATATTTTGGGTTTGGAAAGAAATGTAATGGAATTGTGCAATTTGACACAACAAAGGGTCGTTATTTGGCTGCTGGTGAAGATAATCAGATTAAGTTTTGGGATATGGATAATGTCAATGTCTTGTTTAGTACAGATGCTGAGGGAGGTCTTCCT AATCTCCCTCGTTTGAGATTCAATAAGGAAGGAAATTTGCTTGCTGTTACAACATCAGATGGTGGTTTCAAAGTCCTTTCTAATTCTGAGGGCATTAAATACTTTAGATCTCATCAAACACTTAAAGCTCCACTTGGAACAAAG aatgGGACTGATTCTATTCCTAGATGCATAGAGAGGAAAGGAAGTTTTGATTATGCATCGCACAAGTCTAAAGTTTGGGAAACAGCAGAAATAATTGACCCCATTCAGTGTAGAACAATTACTCTCACAGATAGTGCAGATCCCACTAACAAG GTTGTTCGCCTTATTTACACAAATTCTGGAGTTAGTCTCATTGTTCTTGGCTCAAAAGGGATTCAGAGGTTGTGGAAATGGAGTCGTAATGAATTGAATCCAAATGGAAAG GCCACAGCAAGTGTTGTTCCACAACTTTGGGAACCAAATAATGGTATTGTGATGATTAACGATGTCCCAAACTCTTCTGAAGCAATATATCCCTGCATGGCACTCTCAAAGAATGATTCCTATGTTATGTCTGCATGCGGAGGAAAAATTTCATTGTTCAACATAATGAGTTTTAAG GTTATGACAACTTTTATGCCACCTCCACCTATTCCGACCTGTCTGGCATTTCATCCTAAAGATAACAATATTGTTGCAATTGGGATGAATGATTCAACAGTTCACATTTATAATGTCAGGGTGAATGAG GTCAAATCTAAATTGAAAGGTCATCATCATGAGTGTATCACTGGTTTAGCTTTTTCAGCTCGACTCAATATATTGGTTTCATCTGGTGCTGATGCTCAG CTTTCTTTTTGGAGCATTGACTCGTGGCATAAGAAGAAATCAGTATCAATTCAAATGCCTAATGGAAATACACTTGTTGGTGATACTCAAGTGCAATTCAACAATGATCAAGTACGCTTGTTGGTGTGCCATGAGAGTCAACTTGCAATATATGATGCTTTTAGAATGGAATTGATTCAAAGG TGGGTAGCACAAGAGTGGTTGATCGGTTCCTTATCATGTGCAACATATTCATGCAATAGCCAACTAGTTTATGCTGCTTTCCTTGATGGAAATATTGGAATATTTGAAGGGAACACACTCAAGGTCAAATGTCGTATGGCTTCATCAGCATACCTACATCAACCCACAATAATAAG GCAAAATGTGTATCCTATAGTTGTTGCAGCTCATCCTGATGAGCCTAATCAATTTGCAATTGGACTTTCTGATGGCTCAATTAAGGTTATTGAGCCTAGGGACTGTGATACCAAATGGGGAAATTATTAA